In the Thermomicrobiales bacterium genome, ATTCTGAGCGCGCACGCGAGGAATCTCTCCTCCGGTGGAATGGGTCGAACGTGGGGGAGATCTTTCGCTGCGGCTCAAGATGACAAAGACGCAGGGTGGCTGCCACCTTGACGCTTTATGCCAGCCGGAGCGCTGAGTGCTATGCCACTGTCGATCCCGATGGTACGCTCCCCGCGGCAACAGGACGCGACAGGAGGCGGGCGGCATGAGCACCAGCAAGAAGACCGACCAGCGGGTGACGACCTCGGGGATCGAGATCAGGCCGGTCTATCGGCCGGCCGACATCGCCAGCGAGCCAGCGCCGGATCCCGGCGAGTTCCCCTACACACGCGGGCCGTACCCGACGATGTATCGCGGCCGGCTCTGGACGATGCGCCAGTATGCCGGGTTCTCCTCAGCCGAGGAGACGAACACGCGCTTCAAGCTGCTGCTCGAACGCGGGCAGACCGGGCTCTCCGTGCGCCTTCGACCTGCCGACCCAGTTGGGGCTGGACGCCGACGACCCACGCGCGCAGGCCGAGGTCGGCCTGGTCGGCGTCTCGATCTCGACGCTCGACGACATGCGACGTCTGCTGGATGGCATCCAGCTGGACAGCGTCACCACCTCGATGACGATCAACGCGCCCGCCTCGGTCCTGCTGTTGATGTACCAGATCGTCGGCGAGGAGCAGGGGGCCGACCTGTCGAAGCTGGGCGGGACGATTCAGAACGACATCCTCAAGGAATACGCCGCCCGCGGCACTTACATCTTCCCACCACGCCCGTCGATGCGGCTCGTCACCGATACCTTCCGCTATTGCGCGGAGGCGCTGCCGAGCTGGAACACGATCTCGATCTCCGGTTACCACATCCGCGAGGCCGGCTCGTCAGCAGTCCAGGAGGTCGCCTTCACGCTGGCCAACGGGGTCGCCTACGTCCAGGCTGCGATTGACGCCGGCCTCGCAATCGACGACTTCGCCCCGCGCCTGTCGTTCTTCTTCAACGCCCACAACGGCTTCCTGGAGGAGGTCGCCAAGTACCGCGCAGCGCGCAGGATGTGGGCGACGATCATGCGCGACCGCTTCGGCGCGCGCGACTCGAAGTCGCTGACGCTGCGCTTCCACACCCAGACGGGCGGCTCGACGCTGACCGCCCAGCAGCCGCTCAACAACGTCGTCCGCGTCGCGATCCAGGCGCTCTCGGCAGTGCTGGGCGGGACGCAGTCGCTGCACACTAACGGCTACGACGAGGCGCTCTCGCTGCCGACCGACCGAGGCGGCGACGCTGGCGCTGCGAACGCAGCAGATTATCGCCCACGAGGCAGGCGTGATCGACGACGGCCGACCCGCTGGCCGGGTCCTACGCCATCGAGGCGCTCACCGACGAGATCGAGCGGCGGGCATACGAGCTGATGGACGCTGTTGAGTCGATGGGCGGCGCGGTCGCAGCGATCGAGAGCGGCTTCATGCAGGACCAGATCGCCGAGACGGCCTACCGGTGGGAGGAGGCGGTCGACAGCGGCGAACGGGTCATCGTCGGCGTCAACTACCAGCGCGAGGAGGAGGAAGCTGGCGTCCCGCTGCACCACATCGACCGCGAGCTCGTCCAGCGCCAGATCGACCGCACCACGCACTACAAGGCAGAGCGCGCGTCCCCAGAGGTCGACAACGTTCTGGCGAGGGTCAGCGCCGCGGCTAGCGCGACCGACAACCTGCTGCCTGTCATGCGCGAGGCGCTATTGGCTGGCGCGACCCTCGGTCAGATCTGCAACGCGCTGCGCGCCGAGTGGGGCGAGTATCGGCCAGTTGGGTAGGAGACCGCACTCCCGACATCCCGACAGGAACACCCGATGAGCGAGCCAGAGCGGCTCAGCCACTCGACGCGGCGCGTCTGGACTGATCTACCCTCGATCCAGCGCCTCCAGCACCGGAACAAAGCGCTCGACACCCTCGATGTTCAGCGGTTCGGTGTAGACCTGCACGTGCGAGACGCCGAGATCTGCGTATCGACGCAGCGCGTCGGCAATCTGCTCCGGCTCGCCGCTGATCGGCGGGACGCCGGTCGGATTGACCGACGACGCGCTGCCGGCCGACCCGGTGAAATCGACGTAGACGGTCGCCGAGCGGGCCAGCGTGGCTGGGTCGCGGCCGGCTGCCTCGCAGGCCGCGTCGACTCGCTCCAGCAGCGGGAGCATCCCCTCCGGCGTATTGCCAGTGCGCGAGAAGTAGACGTTCCAGCTATCGGCGTAGCGGGCGGTCAGCCCCAGCATCCGCTCGCCTGTCGTGCCCATCATGATCGGCGGGCCGTGCTTGCGCGGGCCGCGTGGGTGCAGGGCGCAGTCTCGTGCCTGATAGTAGCGTCCCTCGAAATCGACCTTACCGTCGTGCAACAACCCGTGGATGATCTGCAGCGCCTCCTCGAAGCGCGACACGCGGTGGTCGAAGGGGTAGCCGAACGCGCGATACTCCGGCTCGTGCCAGCCAGCGCCGAGCCCGAGGATCACGCGGCCACCGCTGATCTCGTCGATCGTGTCGGCGATCTTCGCCGTCAGCGCAGGGTTGCGGAACGACGTGCAGGTCACCAGCGTGCCGACCTCGACGCGGCTGGTGATGGCGGCTAGCGCAGAGAGCATCGAGAACGACTCCCAGACACCTTCGGTCTTGCCGTCTGCCAGCCGGAAGAGCAGATGGTCCTGGACCCAGACCGAATCGAAGCCGGCCGCCTCCGCGCGCAGCGCCACCGCCGCGATCTCGCGCCACGACGCCGTCGTTCCCGTCCGAGCATCCTCCGAATCCGGCAGCCCGAACCCGATCTTTAGCGGCCTGCGCCGTCCATCAACCATCGTCCCTCCTCACAAGAACCCGCGACACACGCCGATCATCGCACGAATTGGCCTCCCGAGTTTGCCCCAGCGCAATGAATATGCCTGGTCGACGGCGCATGATGGCTGAGGAAGGCGGACCTGGAGGCAGGAAAGGAACAACGCCATGTCTGCAACGATCACGAGTCCCAACCCCGATCACTTCGAGATGTGCCTGGACACTGGCAACTGCCTGGTTGAGTACTACCTGACCCAGCCGGCCGCGACTCAGTGGGTGGCCGTTGGCCTGGCGAGGCCGGCCAACGACGGCTCCTGCTGCGACGCCCACCGCCGCATGGTCGCTGGCTCCGGCCCAACCGAGACTGATGCCATCCGCGCGATGCTCGGCCGGTGCGCGGGGCAGGGGTGACGGCAAGCGAGGCAGCCCGGGCAGACGCGAGCCGGTTATGTCAGCTATCGCGGGCAGGGCGTCCGCTCCAGAGGGTGGCAGACGCCGCCGGACTGGCAAACGAGCGCACGGATGCCACCGGTAACTGCGGCTCTCCTGGGTGAGCTGCCCGGCAAACGCGAAGCGCTGACGAATCGGCTCGCGCCTGCCCCGGCATGGGGCGGAGCTGGCAGGGATCTGTCTCTACGCGATGCCCTCGCGCACAGCACGTCCTGCCGTCGTCCCCCGACCGGACCCCATGCAGACCAACGCCGCAGCCAGCGCAACGAGCGGGAGGCCCAACCCCAGCGCCGAATAATTGCCAACCGCCAGCAGCAGGCCGCCGGTCAGTGCGCCGACCGCGGTGCCAAAGCGGGTGATCGACGAGTTGAGCGCCATCGTTGTCCCCTGTGTGGTCGGCGTTTCGCCAGACATGATCGTCACCGCCGTCACCTCGGCGATTCCGCCAAAGAACGCCGCGCCCAGCAGCGTTGCCCATGTCAGCAGAATCGGTGGTTGGACAACGAAGACGACCGCGATCAACGCCCCCATCGCCAGAACCGTGACAAAGAACGTGCGCCGCGCCGGAATATGGCGCAGAGGCCCGCTGACCAGCAGGCTGCCAGTCATGAACCCAGGCCCAAGCGCCAGCCAGATCAGGCCGGCCTCCTGCAGCGATCGCCCCATCTGCTCGACCAGAAACGCGCCGATGTAGGTCAGCAATCCCGTCCAGGCAACGCCGCGGCAGAACTGGGCGGCGTACACGAGCGCAACCGGTGGGTGCCGCAATAGCGGGACATAGGTCGCCAGCAGCGCGCGGAGCCGCAACGGCTCGTGGGCGGAGATGACATCGGCATCGAGCGTGGCAGCGGTGAACACCAGGCCGGCCACAGCAATGAACGCCAGCGCCACAAACGACCAGCGCCACGACGACTGGCTCGCGATGAAGGTCAGAATCGGGAAGCCAACGATGCTGGCGACCGAGGCCGAGGCGAACATTCTGCTGATCACCTGACGGCGGACATCGCCATGGTAGCGGATCCCCGCGATCGCAAACGCCATCGGCGAGATCGTCGCCGCGCTGAGCCCGCTCAGCAGCTGGGCCGCGACGAGGAAGCCGAACGCGGGGGCCAGCGCAATTCCGACGTTGCACATCACCAGCGCGATCAGGCCAAGCAACAGCAAGCGGCGGTAGCCGAGCCACTCGGCCGACGGGCCGATCGCCAGCCCGACGATCCCGCCGACCAGCGAGGAGACCATCACCGCCTGGCCGAGCAGGGCTGTCGAGGTGTTGAGATCCCCGCCGATCGCTGGCAGGAACGGCGAGAGCGAGAGCGATGTGAGGACGCTGAGCGACGTTGCAAGGCAGAGAGTCAGAAAGACCGTCCGGTCCTCGCCGATGCTGACAACCCCCTCGCGCACGCGCCCGCCCCTCTCCCAACGTCTACCGCCCGGCGGATGATCGTTGGCGAGCGCTCGCACGTCAAGACACTCGGGGCTGCCTGTTCGCGCTTACGGCCGTCGCTCGCCCGTCAGCGTGCGGAGAACGAGCACCAGCACGACGACGACCAGCAATACCAGCAGCACGCGGCTCAGCAGACCAACAACCGCGCCAAGCAGCCAGATGGTCAAAACCACCGCAACAACGATCAGGATGACCCGCGCCATCGCCACCCCCGATTCACTCCGAGGAATAGCGTAGCACGAGACCCCCTCCTTCCCTGCGGGGGAGGGTGTCTCGGTGGCGCCGAACGTCGCGCCGGGGGTGGATCCTGCAGCGAAGCGTTGTCTTCGGTCGGCTGTGAACGCTGTGGGTGGGCAGCCTGCGCGCTCGGGGGAGGCTGGAGCCATCCTTGCGTCTGCGCTAGGATAGGCGAAGATGTCAGCTTCAGTCGGGCGAGGGGGCGACGATGGTGAAGAAGCCGGAGAAGTTGGTCAGCGCGTATCGGTATGACGAGACGCGGAAGAACAACCCGCCGATCGGGCTGGCCGGCTACGAGCCGGCCCTCCAGGAGCCGCAGACGCGGCAGTACGCCTACGACCCACACCTCTCGCCGCAGCTCATCTGGGCCGGCAAGCCGGGGCTGGAGAGCATCGAGGTCGCTGATGCAGCGGGCGTTGATGTCGAAACCGTCTCGCTCCACGTCCACGAGCGCATCTCGACACAGGCGATCATCGACGCTGTTCGTCGCCCGGAGGTCAAGCAGCTCGGCCTGTTCTCCGATCCGCAACTGCCGCTCGGCGAAGCGGTGAAGTTCTATCAGCACGATGTCGATTGGGCGAACCGCCTCATTCTGGGCGACTCGCTCGTCGTCATGAACTCGCTGCTGGAACGCGAGGGCATGGCCGGCAAAGTCCAGATGATCTACATGGACCCGCCCTATGGCGTGAAGTACAGCAGCAACTTCCAGCCACGCATCAACCAGCGCGACGTCAGGGAGGACGACGCCTCCCTCTCGCGCGAGCCGGAGATGATCAAGGCATATCGCGATACCTGGACGCTCGGCATCCACTCCTACTTGACCTACATACGCGACCGCCTGCGGGTTGCCCGCGAACTCCTCACCGACTCAGGCAGCATCTTCGTCCAGATCTCCGATGAGAACGTGCATCGCGTGCGGGCGGTGCTGGACGAGGTGTTTGGTGCGGAGAATTTCTGCCGCCTCATATCCGTTTGCTAAGACAGCATCCACCGCGTCGAGCAATTCTGAGCGATGGCACGTTCGACTACCTGCTTTGGTACGCCAGAGACGATCACCGCAGTCAAGTACTTGTCAGTTATGGTTGCCGACAGGTGTTGGGCACCTTCAACGATGCTATAGTGCGACGTCGAAGTACCAGACGAGACGCTACGTACGTATAAGGTCAGAAGAGTATGCCAATCCCAACTCGCTTTCCTGAAGGAGCACGAGTGCTTCGGCGTGAGCTTCGTAGCTTCTCAGGACCCTGGTAATCCAGACGAACGTTACTACGTACTTACTGAAGGTGTCAAGATACGACTGCGGTGCCCATCGAGCGATTGGAAGACGACTAATCCAAAAGGATTAGATAGGCTTCGCGGCTGCAGGACGACTTGGTAGGCCTTGGCATCCCAGCTCAACTACAAACGCTACCTTGATGACTTTCCTGCCACACCGATGACTAACGCTTGGACAGATACGGGAAGTGCAGGCTTTTCTAGTTCCGACCCGAAGGTCTACGTCGTACAGACCGCATACGTCCGTAATCGCCCGCTGCCTCCTCATGACCACCGATCCTGGCGACCTCGTGCTCGATCCAACCTGCGGCAGCGGAACGACCGCCTACGTCGCGGAGCAGTGGGGGCGGCGCTGGATCACCATCGACACCAGCCGCGTGGCGCTGTCGTTGGCTCGACAACGATTGATGACAGCGAGCTTTCCCGTATTACCGGCTCGCGAACGCCGAAGACGGAGTGGATGGCGGGTTCATCTACAAGACAGTTCCGCACATCATGCTCAAGTCGATCGCGCAGAACACGCGCATCGACCCTGTCGCTGAAAAGTACAAGGCGAAGATCGACGCACTTCTGGCGGGGGGGGCAAATCCTGAATCTGAAGATATCCGGCAACTCAGGCTGGCCCAGAAGCGCGAGATTGACGCGATCATCGCTGAGGACGCCGAACAGGAAACGCTGTACGACCAGCCGGAGATTGACAACGACTTCGTGCGCGTGTCCGGCCCGTTCACTGTCGAAGCAATCCCACCGGCTGTGCTGTCGGTTCAGATGGAATCGCCGATCGGCGGCGCGCCCGAACCCGGCGACGACATCATCGCCAGCATCGAAAGCAACGCGCTCAGCGACGCCAACGACGACGGTGCGGTCATCGACCGGCTCATCGACCTGCTGGGCCAAGACGGCATCACGTTCCCCAATAACAAGAAGTTGACCCTCGACGATCTCCGACCCGTCTCCGGCGGCGTCATCCACGCCGAAGGCGAGGCCAGCGCCGACAGTGCGCTCGGACGCGTGGCCATCTCGTTTGGCCCGCAAAACGGCGCGGTTTCCGCCCGACAGGTGGAGGATGGGTTGTACGCCGCCCGCCGAGGTGGCTACGATGCAATTGTCTTTGCCGGCTTCGGCTTCCAGGCCGAGGCGCAGCAGGCGATCAGCGAAATGCGGCACCCGAACCTCACCGCGCTGATGTCGCAGATCCGCCCGGACGTCATCATGACCGACGCGCGCGGCGAGAGCCTGCTCAAGACAACAGCCAATTCGCAACTCTTTGCCGTCTTCGGTGAGCCAGATGTCCGGCTGCATGCGGGCGAGGACGGGCTATACACGGTCGAGTTGCGTGGTGTCGATGTCTACAACCCACTCGACGGCACCGTCGCCTCGGCGCGCGCTGAGCAAGTCGCCGCCTGGTTCCTGGACACCGATTACGACGGACGCACGTTCGCGATCTGCCAGGCATCGTTCCCCAACTCGAACGCGTGGGAGAAGCTGGAGCGTGCGCTAAAGGGCACGCTCGACGCTGATCGGTTTGAGCAACTGACGAGTACGACGTCGTTGTCATTCCTGCCGGGCGAACACAAGCGCGTTGCCGCCAAGGTCATCGATCAGCGTGGCAACGAGGTCATGCGCGTGTTGCATCTCGATCAGCAAGCCGGCTACAGCGAACGCGAGGCCACCCGATGAGCCTTGCCGTCGACAAACCGATCCTGAACAATCCCTTTCGCGAGCCCAAGCGCTACTGGCTTTATGAGCAGGATACCGGCCTGCCGCGCGTCGCTCCGGGTCGGCGGCCTGCTGGCTACTACTACCGCGATCCATCGCGGGCGCGCGAGGCATCGGCCCAAATGTCGATGCTGGCCGACGAGACCTTCGTCCAGCTGGAGATCGTCAATGAGATTCGCGAGCGCGTCGGGCGCTGGCGCGAGCAAGGCTATCCAGGCGCGACGAGCATCACCAAACGGCTGCTAGAGCACTGGCAGCAGTCGGAGCGGGAGCGGCAGCTCTTCTTCTGCCAACGCGAGGCAGCCGAGACGATCGTCTGGCTGACAGAGACGGAGGCCGGCCGCCGGATGGCGAACCGGGTTCCGACCGACGTTCCCGCCGATCCGGACAGCGTCGAGCGCGGCTACGGCCCGCTCACTCGCTACTGCGCCAAGATGGCGACCGGCAGCGGCAAGACGGTCGTCATGGCGATGGTCATCGCCTGGTCGGTGCTGAACAAGGTCCACGGGTCGCGATCGAACCGGTACTCGGACGCTGTCCTCATTCTCTGCCCGAACCTTACAATCAAGGAGCGGCTCGGCGGCGCGCCACGCGACCTGACGCTGGATGGGCAGGAGCCGGAGCGCGCGCTCATCCCCGGCGCGCGGGGCAACTACTACGAACGCTTCGACCTCGTCCCGGCCGGTCTGCTCGCCGACCTCGGCCAGGCGCGCATCCACATTACAAACTGGCACGCGCTGGCGATCGCCGACGACAGCGGCCGGCGAGGTGTGGTCCAGCGCGGCCGCGAGAGCGACGCGGCGTTCTGCTCACGAGTCCTGCGCAACCTTGGCAGCCGCAACAACCTGCTGGTCATCAATGACGAGGCACACCACGCCTATCGTCCCAGGCCGCTCGACGAGGAGGACGACAAGCTCAGCGGGCTGTCGGCAGAGGACAAGAACGCCCTACGTCGTGACAAGGAGGAAGCCACCGTCTGGGTCTCCGGCATCGACCGGATCAAGAGCGTGCGCGGTATCAACTTCTGCCTCGATCTGTCGGCAACCCCGTTCTACATCAAGGGCAGCGGCTACGAGGAGAGCACGCCGTTCCCGTGGGTCGTGTCCGACTTCGGCCTAGTGGACGCGATCGAGTCGGGGATCGTGAAGATCCCGCGCGTGCCGGTGGCCGACGACACCGGAGCACCTGAGCCGCGCTACTTCCGGCTCTGGAAATGGATCATGGACAACCTGCCAGCGGCAGAGCGCGGTACTGCTCGGCGCAAACCGAAGCCAGAAGCAGTCCTTCGCGAGGCAGAAGGCGCACTCCAGCAACTGGCCGGGCTCTGGGTCGCCAACGCCGATGCATGGGCGGGCAGCGGCTATGCAGTACCTCCGTGCATGATCGTCGTCTGCGACAACACCGACATCTCGAAGGTTGTCTACGAGTACATCGCGAACGACGGCAAGGGAGCGCTGGAGCGGCTGCGAAACGAACCCGGCGAGGAGAACACGCTGCGGATCGATTCGAAGCTGCTGGCCGACGCGGACTTTGCTGAAGGCTCATCCAATAAGGCCGTTGCCGCCGAGGAGTTGCGGCGTAAAGTCTCGACCGTTGGCAAGCTGGAAGAGCCCGGCGCGGATGTCCGCTGCGTCGTCTCAGTCGGCATGCTGACCGAAGGGTGGGACGCGAACAACGTCACTCAGATACTCGGGCTACGGGCGTTCGACTCGCAGCTCCTGTGCGAGCAGGTCGTCGGACGCGGATTGCGGCGGTCCTCGTACGACTTCGACCTCGACGAAGACGGCGTCCCGATGAACGAGGAATACGTTGATGTCTATGGCATCCCGTTCGAAGTCATCCCAATTAAGAAGCGCGCGGCAGGCCCGCCGCCAGCGCCGAAGCCGTCCACGTTGATTCAGGCGCTCAAGGAGCGCGAGCACCTCAAGATCGAGTTCCCTCGCGTCGACGGGTTCGTATTTGCGGCCACCGACAAGATCGCCGTGAATCTGGCCGACGTCGAGCCGATCAGCGTTACCCCCTCGGTCGAGCCGACCACTGTCATCGCCCGAGCGAGAGTGGGCTACGAAACAGGCGGCACTGCGCTGCACGGGGTCGGCGAGCCGGTGACGCAGACACGCCAGGAGTTCTACGAATCCGTCCGACTCCAGGAGATCGAATACGAGATCGCGCGTCTCGTCACCGAACAGATGGTTACTCGCGACGAGTTCCGATTCCGCGCTCGTCACCTGCTCTTTCCTCAGGTGCTCGCGATCGTCCGTACCTATGTCCGCCGGAGCGTGCGCTTCAACGGGGCCGACCAGCGCGAGATTGGCCTACTCACCTACGTCGAGGCGATCGTTAGCCGTCTCGGCACGGCGATCCGTCCTGTCAGCGACGACGGCTCAGCGAAGTTGCTGCCACGCATCGAACGCTTCCGGCCGACTGGCTCGACCGACGAGGTCTCCTTCCGCACCGGCAGGGACGTGCGCGGGACGATCAAGAGCCATATCAGCCACGTCGTCCTCGATACGACGACCTGGGAGGCGTCCGTCGCGTTCCAACTAGAGACGTCGTCGCTCGTGCGAACCTATGCCCGAAACGACCACCTCGACCTGACCATCCCTTACGACTTCGCGGGCGCCCAGCATCACTTTCTGCC is a window encoding:
- a CDS encoding methylmalonyl-CoA mutase family protein, encoding MGLDADDPRAQAEVGLVGVSISTLDDMRRLLDGIQLDSVTTSMTINAPASVLLLMYQIVGEEQGADLSKLGGTIQNDILKEYAARGTYIFPPRPSMRLVTDTFRYCAEALPSWNTISISGYHIREAGSSAVQEVAFTLANGVAYVQAAIDAGLAIDDFAPRLSFFFNAHNGFLEEVAKYRAARRMWATIMRDRFGARDSKSLTLRFHTQTGGSTLTAQQPLNNVVRVAIQALSAVLGGTQSLHTNGYDEALSLPTDRGGDAGAANAADYRPRGRRDRRRPTRWPGPTPSRRSPTRSSGGHTS
- a CDS encoding methylmalonyl-CoA mutase family protein; the encoded protein is MERRAYELMDAVESMGGAVAAIESGFMQDQIAETAYRWEEAVDSGERVIVGVNYQREEEEAGVPLHHIDRELVQRQIDRTTHYKAERASPEVDNVLARVSAAASATDNLLPVMREALLAGATLGQICNALRAEWGEYRPVG
- a CDS encoding LLM class flavin-dependent oxidoreductase; the encoded protein is MVDGRRRPLKIGFGLPDSEDARTGTTASWREIAAVALRAEAAGFDSVWVQDHLLFRLADGKTEGVWESFSMLSALAAITSRVEVGTLVTCTSFRNPALTAKIADTIDEISGGRVILGLGAGWHEPEYRAFGYPFDHRVSRFEEALQIIHGLLHDGKVDFEGRYYQARDCALHPRGPRKHGPPIMMGTTGERMLGLTARYADSWNVYFSRTGNTPEGMLPLLERVDAACEAAGRDPATLARSATVYVDFTGSAGSASSVNPTGVPPISGEPEQIADALRRYADLGVSHVQVYTEPLNIEGVERFVPVLEALDRG
- a CDS encoding MFS transporter, with amino-acid sequence MREGVVSIGEDRTVFLTLCLATSLSVLTSLSLSPFLPAIGGDLNTSTALLGQAVMVSSLVGGIVGLAIGPSAEWLGYRRLLLLGLIALVMCNVGIALAPAFGFLVAAQLLSGLSAATISPMAFAIAGIRYHGDVRRQVISRMFASASVASIVGFPILTFIASQSSWRWSFVALAFIAVAGLVFTAATLDADVISAHEPLRLRALLATYVPLLRHPPVALVYAAQFCRGVAWTGLLTYIGAFLVEQMGRSLQEAGLIWLALGPGFMTGSLLVSGPLRHIPARRTFFVTVLAMGALIAVVFVVQPPILLTWATLLGAAFFGGIAEVTAVTIMSGETPTTQGTTMALNSSITRFGTAVGALTGGLLLAVGNYSALGLGLPLVALAAALVCMGSGRGTTAGRAVREGIA
- a CDS encoding DNA methyltransferase — encoded protein: MVKKPEKLVSAYRYDETRKNNPPIGLAGYEPALQEPQTRQYAYDPHLSPQLIWAGKPGLESIEVADAAGVDVETVSLHVHERISTQAIIDAVRRPEVKQLGLFSDPQLPLGEAVKFYQHDVDWANRLILGDSLVVMNSLLEREGMAGKVQMIYMDPPYGVKYSSNFQPRINQRDVREDDASLSREPEMIKAYRDTWTLGIHSYLTYIRDRLRVARELLTDSGSIFVQISDENVHRVRAVLDEVFGAENFCRLISVC
- a CDS encoding DEAD/DEAH box helicase family protein; the protein is MSLAVDKPILNNPFREPKRYWLYEQDTGLPRVAPGRRPAGYYYRDPSRAREASAQMSMLADETFVQLEIVNEIRERVGRWREQGYPGATSITKRLLEHWQQSERERQLFFCQREAAETIVWLTETEAGRRMANRVPTDVPADPDSVERGYGPLTRYCAKMATGSGKTVVMAMVIAWSVLNKVHGSRSNRYSDAVLILCPNLTIKERLGGAPRDLTLDGQEPERALIPGARGNYYERFDLVPAGLLADLGQARIHITNWHALAIADDSGRRGVVQRGRESDAAFCSRVLRNLGSRNNLLVINDEAHHAYRPRPLDEEDDKLSGLSAEDKNALRRDKEEATVWVSGIDRIKSVRGINFCLDLSATPFYIKGSGYEESTPFPWVVSDFGLVDAIESGIVKIPRVPVADDTGAPEPRYFRLWKWIMDNLPAAERGTARRKPKPEAVLREAEGALQQLAGLWVANADAWAGSGYAVPPCMIVVCDNTDISKVVYEYIANDGKGALERLRNEPGEENTLRIDSKLLADADFAEGSSNKAVAAEELRRKVSTVGKLEEPGADVRCVVSVGMLTEGWDANNVTQILGLRAFDSQLLCEQVVGRGLRRSSYDFDLDEDGVPMNEEYVDVYGIPFEVIPIKKRAAGPPPAPKPSTLIQALKEREHLKIEFPRVDGFVFAATDKIAVNLADVEPISVTPSVEPTTVIARARVGYETGGTALHGVGEPVTQTRQEFYESVRLQEIEYEIARLVTEQMVTRDEFRFRARHLLFPQVLAIVRTYVRRSVRFNGADQREIGLLTYVEAIVSRLGTAIRPVSDDGSAKLLPRIERFRPTGSTDEVSFRTGRDVRGTIKSHISHVVLDTTTWEASVAFQLETSSLVRTYARNDHLDLTIPYDFAGAQHHFLPDFVVTLDNGAHLLLEVKGYEDEQDRQKYEAAKRWCDAVNNLGSKGLWVFRPCRTTTEVPTILMEVVNLSSPSIPVRQTS